Proteins from one Nitratidesulfovibrio sp. genomic window:
- a CDS encoding radical SAM protein, with amino-acid sequence MPLAHVFGPVASGRLGRSLGLDLLGGRVCSMDCLYCEVGATDVHTCERAPYAPAPVLLDELTRWRDAEAATRGATPDGDTPSAFVDHVTLGGSGEPCLNSDLARIIAGCRDILPGVPVAVLTNSTLLHRDDVRADLAGADVVLPSLDSLVESEFRALNRPCKGVTARGVADGLLGFARGFGGRIYLEVLLARGINDTAENLALLRDYVRELAPHRVDVTTLSRPGASPRALPVGRDVLARWSDELNTAAGCPQTTPAGHHPTAAVPDDGPCRAAAATDADTPVPIITDTGNLQEAVLRSITRRPQTAPQLARALGAPPDAVRRALDELTARGACAPVAETALPRDTDGEIFHAGRAPRNG; translated from the coding sequence ATGCCCCTTGCCCACGTGTTCGGCCCTGTGGCCTCCGGCCGCCTTGGTCGTTCGCTCGGCCTCGACCTGCTTGGCGGGCGGGTGTGCTCCATGGACTGTCTGTACTGCGAGGTGGGCGCGACCGACGTGCACACCTGCGAGCGGGCGCCCTACGCCCCGGCCCCGGTGCTGCTGGACGAACTGACCCGCTGGCGCGATGCCGAGGCCGCAACCCGCGGTGCCACGCCGGACGGCGATACCCCTTCCGCATTCGTGGACCACGTGACGCTGGGCGGCTCGGGCGAACCCTGCCTGAACAGCGACCTTGCCCGCATCATCGCGGGCTGCCGGGACATCCTGCCCGGTGTGCCCGTGGCGGTGCTGACCAACTCCACCCTGCTCCACCGGGACGACGTACGCGCCGACCTTGCCGGGGCAGACGTGGTGCTGCCCTCGCTGGATTCGCTGGTCGAATCGGAATTCCGCGCGCTGAACCGCCCGTGCAAGGGCGTGACCGCGCGCGGCGTGGCCGACGGCCTGCTGGGGTTCGCACGCGGGTTCGGCGGACGGATTTACCTGGAGGTGCTGCTTGCGCGCGGCATCAACGACACGGCGGAAAACCTCGCCCTGTTGCGTGATTACGTGCGCGAACTGGCCCCCCACCGGGTGGACGTGACCACCCTGTCGCGACCGGGCGCAAGCCCGCGCGCCCTGCCCGTGGGCAGGGACGTGCTGGCCCGCTGGAGCGACGAACTGAACACGGCAGCCGGATGCCCGCAAACGACACCGGCTGGCCACCACCCCACGGCGGCGGTACCGGATGACGGCCCCTGCCGCGCGGCGGCTGCAACGGACGCAGACACCCCCGTACCCATCATCACGGACACGGGGAATCTGCAAGAGGCGGTACTGCGCTCCATAACGCGCAGGCCGCAGACCGCGCCGCAACTGGCAAGGGCACTGGGTGCCCCGCCGGACGCGGTGCGGAGGGCGCTGGACGAGCTGACGGCGCGGGGCGCATGCGCTCCCGTGGCCGAAACGGCCCTGCCGCGCGATACGGATGGCGAAATTTTCCACGCCGGGCGCGCACCCCGCAACGGGTAG